A genomic stretch from Chitinophaga agri includes:
- a CDS encoding TPM domain-containing protein: MMRKICWLWLVLLLISGLTVRAQNIPPRPSPPRAVNDLAGVLLGNEAEMLEQKLRAYNDSTSTQIVIVTMKTIGDYESSEVALKILRDWGVGTKGKDNGIVILAAIEDRKVRIETGYGMEGVIPDAIANRIIDEAIRPNFPKQQFYRGFDEATDMIIKAAAGEYKGTGIKSGKSKNKNALFMGLFVIIVILIIMRNRGGGGGGTTVSRRGYGGWMGPIGGLGGFGGFGGGGSGGWGGGDSGGGSDFDFGGGSGGGGGASGNW; the protein is encoded by the coding sequence ATGATGAGGAAAATATGCTGGTTATGGCTGGTTTTATTATTGATTTCCGGGTTGACTGTCAGGGCACAGAACATTCCGCCCAGACCTAGTCCTCCACGGGCAGTAAATGACCTGGCAGGCGTATTATTAGGCAATGAAGCCGAAATGCTGGAGCAGAAACTCCGCGCCTACAATGACAGTACCTCTACCCAGATCGTAATCGTAACGATGAAAACCATTGGCGACTACGAAAGCAGCGAAGTAGCACTCAAAATACTTCGTGACTGGGGTGTAGGTACAAAGGGGAAAGACAATGGTATCGTTATACTCGCGGCTATCGAGGACAGAAAGGTCCGGATAGAAACCGGTTATGGAATGGAAGGCGTCATTCCGGATGCTATCGCTAACCGAATCATTGATGAAGCGATCAGGCCTAATTTCCCCAAACAACAATTTTACCGCGGCTTTGATGAAGCCACTGACATGATCATTAAAGCGGCCGCCGGAGAGTATAAAGGCACTGGTATAAAGTCAGGCAAGAGTAAAAACAAGAATGCACTCTTTATGGGTCTTTTTGTCATCATTGTTATTCTCATCATCATGAGAAACCGTGGTGGAGGTGGTGGAGGCACTACCGTTAGCCGAAGAGGTTACGGAGGTTGGATGGGCCCCATTGGTGGACTCGGCGGCTTCGGTGGCTTTGGTGGTGGTGGCTCTGGTGGATGGGGCGGTGGAGACAGTGGCGGTGGCAGCGACTTTGACTTCGGAGGCGGCTCCGGTGGTGGAGGTGGTGCCAGCGGAAACTGGTAA
- a CDS encoding TPM domain-containing protein: MSIFPFKRKELLTEAEKQQLVQAIRDAERLTSGEIRLYVESHCKYVNPMERAKEIFLRLGMGNTKRRNGVILYIALKDRQFAILGDKGIHEKVGSAFWVKEAELLVSHFSRNELIAGIDTCIREIGESLCRYFPFEGDDENELPDDIVIGR; the protein is encoded by the coding sequence ATGAGCATATTCCCATTCAAAAGAAAAGAACTACTGACGGAAGCTGAAAAGCAACAACTGGTACAGGCTATACGTGATGCCGAAAGACTCACGAGTGGGGAGATAAGATTATATGTGGAGAGCCATTGTAAATACGTCAATCCCATGGAGCGCGCAAAGGAAATATTCCTGCGGCTGGGCATGGGAAACACTAAACGCAGAAATGGCGTTATCCTGTATATCGCTCTGAAAGACCGGCAATTTGCCATACTGGGCGACAAAGGCATACACGAAAAAGTAGGCTCCGCATTCTGGGTAAAAGAAGCGGAGTTACTAGTCAGCCATTTCTCCAGGAATGAACTGATAGCCGGTATTGACACATGTATCAGGGAAATTGGGGAATCGCTTTGCCGGTATTTCCCTTTTGAAGGGGACGATGAAAACGAATTACCAGACGATATAGTGATCGGCAGATAA
- a CDS encoding LemA family protein, producing the protein MKKSTLVIVIIIAVVVLFGGCGISKYNKIVNLDESVKTSWGTVQSQYQRRMDLIPNLVATVKGAANFEKETLTQVIEARAKATSIQVKADDLTPEKIQQYQAAQGQLTQALGRLMMVSEQYPTLQANQNFRDLQAQIEGTENRIAVARKDFNEVARVYNSGIRTFPNNIIAGFGGFQQRPYFEAQAGADSAPKVQF; encoded by the coding sequence ATGAAAAAAAGCACGCTCGTAATCGTAATTATCATTGCCGTTGTAGTATTATTTGGCGGCTGTGGTATCTCTAAGTACAATAAGATCGTGAATCTTGACGAGTCTGTAAAAACTTCCTGGGGTACTGTACAGAGCCAGTATCAACGTAGAATGGACCTCATCCCTAACCTCGTGGCTACAGTAAAGGGCGCAGCAAATTTCGAGAAAGAAACACTCACACAGGTGATAGAAGCACGTGCGAAAGCTACGTCTATCCAGGTGAAAGCAGACGATCTGACTCCAGAGAAAATCCAGCAGTACCAGGCAGCACAGGGGCAACTGACCCAGGCACTGGGCAGATTGATGATGGTATCTGAGCAGTATCCTACACTGCAGGCTAACCAAAACTTCAGAGATCTGCAGGCTCAGATAGAAGGTACAGAAAACCGCATTGCTGTGGCGCGTAAAGACTTCAACGAAGTAGCAAGAGTATATAACAGCGGTATCCGCACTTTCCCTAATAACATTATCGCAGGTTTCGGTGGTTTCCAGCAGAGACCATACTTCGAAGCACAGGCTGGTGCTGATAGTGCTCCTAAAGTGCAATTCTAA
- a CDS encoding response regulator has product MSAQHIHILYIDDEVHNLNAFKASFRRLYTVFTATSAEEAEEILAKQDIQLIISDQRMPKMTGIEFFESILDKYPEPIRMLLTGYADINAVIDAINKGQVYKYFSKPWNDDELRQNIDKAYEVYALRKENKELTAKLLDVNEKLEFLLRQKLIS; this is encoded by the coding sequence ATGAGTGCACAACACATCCATATCCTGTATATTGATGACGAGGTACATAATTTAAATGCTTTCAAAGCCTCCTTCAGAAGACTATATACGGTGTTTACTGCTACTTCCGCGGAAGAGGCGGAAGAAATACTTGCCAAACAGGATATACAGCTTATTATCTCTGATCAGCGTATGCCGAAAATGACGGGAATTGAGTTTTTCGAATCTATTCTCGACAAGTATCCTGAACCGATCAGGATGCTGCTGACAGGCTATGCTGATATTAATGCGGTGATCGATGCTATTAACAAAGGGCAGGTCTATAAGTACTTTTCCAAGCCATGGAATGATGACGAGTTGAGACAAAACATAGATAAGGCATATGAAGTATATGCCCTTCGTAAAGAAAATAAGGAGCTCACAGCGAAACTGCTGGACGTTAATGAGAAGCTTGAATTTCTGCTCAGACAGAAACTGATCTCCTAG
- a CDS encoding FecR family protein, whose product MKYDQEYIYTLLLRKQLGELSEVEDQLLQQVMQTDEQVRKCWHEQEQAILYTDSAFLDDLRVEHDWCTIAAILTPKPIHARIFSYVKRHSTAAAILVTATAFAAGWYALEHHYRLSDRPSITRAVTAYRQPRTTAAGKPATINYTLPADTAASISSTTGALLPGEDVARPADSLTTLPLKRITHDTIYQSSAIEWNTLTVPPKTDYRIELSDGTEVHLNASSTLRFPFIFPGKTREVYLEGEAYFTVAHDPKHPFIVHTGTTSVIALGTTFNVNSYDNNLITTSLVTGSVVTDVGDSLDVTLKPGYEAIYKPGERFRVKRFDENVTLGWRDGIFRFHNKPLEEIVPVLKRWFGLKVIFTSSAIANIQFTGDLEKEKSITNFLDELCWEKKLDYKIYDGTVHFTLQKG is encoded by the coding sequence ATGAAATACGACCAAGAGTATATATACACATTACTCCTGCGTAAGCAACTTGGCGAATTAAGTGAAGTGGAAGATCAGTTGCTCCAACAGGTCATGCAGACCGACGAGCAGGTTCGTAAATGCTGGCATGAACAGGAACAGGCCATACTCTACACTGACAGTGCCTTCCTGGATGATCTGCGTGTAGAGCACGACTGGTGCACCATTGCAGCCATCCTTACTCCGAAGCCCATTCATGCGAGAATATTCAGCTATGTGAAACGTCATAGTACAGCAGCCGCTATATTGGTGACAGCTACCGCATTTGCGGCGGGCTGGTATGCCTTGGAACATCACTACAGGTTATCTGACAGGCCATCCATCACCCGGGCGGTTACTGCATACCGCCAACCCAGAACGACTGCCGCGGGCAAACCGGCAACGATCAATTACACACTTCCGGCAGATACCGCCGCCAGCATCAGCAGTACAACAGGTGCCCTGCTGCCTGGGGAAGATGTGGCCAGGCCTGCTGACAGCCTTACAACCCTGCCATTAAAACGAATTACGCATGACACTATTTACCAGAGTAGTGCTATTGAGTGGAATACGCTGACTGTTCCCCCTAAGACGGACTACCGCATTGAATTGTCAGACGGCACAGAAGTACATCTGAATGCAAGTTCCACGCTAAGGTTCCCTTTCATCTTCCCGGGTAAAACGAGGGAAGTATACCTGGAAGGGGAAGCCTATTTCACCGTGGCTCACGATCCGAAGCATCCGTTTATTGTACATACGGGCACAACGTCAGTCATCGCACTTGGTACGACTTTCAATGTGAATTCATACGATAACAATCTGATCACGACTTCCCTGGTAACAGGCAGCGTGGTAACAGATGTAGGCGATAGTCTTGATGTAACGTTAAAACCGGGATATGAAGCTATTTATAAGCCCGGTGAACGTTTTAGGGTAAAACGTTTTGACGAGAACGTTACTCTTGGCTGGAGAGACGGTATATTCCGCTTTCATAATAAGCCACTGGAAGAAATTGTACCGGTGTTAAAGCGCTGGTTTGGGCTGAAGGTTATCTTCACTTCATCTGCCATCGCGAATATTCAGTTTACCGGCGATCTTGAAAAAGAGAAATCTATTACTAATTTCCTGGATGAGCTGTGCTGGGAGAAAAAGCTGGATTACAAGATCTATGACGGCACTGTACACTTTACGCTGCAGAAAGGATAA
- a CDS encoding RNA polymerase sigma factor, with product MQTSEDTIMLSALKQDNKLEAYRYFFLKYYKPLCLKACQMLGNVEQAKEEVQQLFIEVWLDRTYRKIAHSPGGFFYQLLYERCLSVKQQQVTTATACLPCKTGPALIPKPLPHPLAVLLDS from the coding sequence ATGCAAACCAGCGAGGACACCATCATGTTATCCGCGCTTAAACAGGATAACAAATTAGAGGCTTATCGATACTTTTTTCTGAAATACTACAAGCCTCTCTGCCTCAAAGCCTGCCAGATGTTGGGAAATGTGGAACAAGCAAAAGAGGAGGTGCAGCAGCTATTTATTGAAGTATGGCTTGACCGTACCTACAGAAAGATCGCACATTCACCTGGGGGATTTTTCTATCAGCTTTTATATGAGCGATGCCTGTCTGTGAAGCAGCAGCAGGTAACGACAGCGACTGCCTGTTTGCCGTGTAAGACGGGGCCGGCTCTTATACCCAAGCCACTGCCTCATCCACTGGCTGTATTACTAGATTCGTGA
- a CDS encoding dipeptidase: MQVWKDYQVQNKDRFLEELLELLRIPSVSADSRFSPDVKNCAEAVKARLEEAGAEKVEVCPTAGHPIVYGEKIIDPKLPTVLVYGHYDVQPADPLELWDSGPFEPVIKDEKIYARGSADDKGQFYMHVKAFETMSKTNTLPCNIKFMIEGEEEVGSANLGIFIKENKERLKADVVLISDTAMLSLENPSLDTGLRGLSYMEVEVTGPNRDLHSGVYGGAVANPATILCKMIASMHDENNHITIPGFYDKVQDLSQEDRDALNAAPFDEAEYKADLGINELWGEKGYSTIERTGIRPTLEVNGIWGGYTGEGSKTVLPSKAFAKISMRLVPNQDWVEISQLFQAHFENIAPKSVKVKVTTHHGGSPYVTPTDHVAFKAASEAINATFGKLPIPMRGGGSIPIVALFEKELGLKTILMGFGLDSDNLHSPNEKYGLANFYKGIETIPYFHKYFAEMSK; this comes from the coding sequence ATGCAAGTTTGGAAAGATTATCAGGTACAGAATAAAGATCGTTTCCTGGAAGAACTGCTGGAACTGCTGCGCATTCCCTCTGTTAGTGCGGACTCCCGCTTTAGCCCGGATGTTAAAAACTGCGCTGAAGCTGTAAAAGCCCGTCTGGAGGAAGCCGGCGCCGAAAAAGTGGAAGTATGCCCTACTGCAGGTCATCCTATCGTATACGGTGAAAAGATCATTGATCCTAAACTGCCTACGGTATTGGTATATGGTCACTATGACGTGCAACCTGCCGATCCACTGGAATTGTGGGACAGTGGTCCGTTCGAGCCTGTGATCAAAGATGAAAAGATCTACGCACGTGGTAGCGCTGACGATAAAGGTCAGTTCTATATGCATGTGAAGGCATTCGAAACTATGTCCAAAACCAACACCCTCCCCTGCAATATCAAATTCATGATAGAAGGTGAAGAAGAAGTTGGTTCTGCTAACCTGGGTATTTTTATCAAGGAAAATAAAGAAAGACTGAAAGCGGATGTGGTGCTGATCTCTGACACCGCTATGCTCAGCCTTGAAAACCCATCCCTGGACACCGGCTTACGTGGCCTGTCCTACATGGAAGTAGAAGTGACCGGTCCTAATCGTGACCTGCACAGTGGCGTTTATGGTGGCGCCGTAGCAAACCCTGCGACCATCCTCTGTAAGATGATCGCTTCCATGCATGATGAAAATAACCACATCACCATCCCGGGCTTCTATGACAAAGTACAGGACCTGAGCCAGGAAGACCGTGATGCCCTGAACGCTGCTCCGTTTGACGAAGCTGAATACAAAGCTGACCTGGGCATAAATGAACTCTGGGGCGAAAAAGGTTATTCCACTATTGAGCGTACTGGTATCCGTCCGACGCTGGAAGTGAATGGTATCTGGGGTGGCTACACCGGCGAAGGATCCAAAACCGTACTGCCTTCAAAAGCATTCGCGAAAATATCCATGCGTCTCGTACCTAACCAGGACTGGGTAGAAATATCTCAGCTGTTCCAGGCTCATTTTGAAAATATCGCTCCTAAGAGCGTAAAGGTAAAGGTGACCACTCACCATGGTGGCAGCCCTTACGTAACGCCAACTGATCATGTAGCCTTCAAAGCTGCCAGCGAAGCGATCAATGCTACCTTCGGTAAGCTGCCGATCCCAATGCGTGGCGGTGGAAGTATTCCGATCGTGGCACTGTTCGAAAAAGAACTGGGCCTGAAAACCATCCTCATGGGCTTCGGTCTGGATAGTGATAACCTGCACTCTCCAAATGAAAAATACGGTCTGGCTAATTTCTATAAGGGTATCGAAACCATCCCTTACTTCCACAAGTACTTTGCGGAAATGAGTAAATAG
- a CDS encoding RNA-binding S4 domain-containing protein, whose product MKAVEKVRLDKYLWAIRIFKSRSLASAGCESGRVKMSGVQIKAARNVAVGDTYEIRTEGRKWVIQVTALLANRVQYTEAIKFYNDITPEEDKAQAREASFFQTGKRPSKIGRPTKKERRELDDFMEGEEE is encoded by the coding sequence ATGAAAGCAGTAGAAAAAGTAAGACTCGACAAATATCTCTGGGCCATCAGGATCTTCAAATCCCGCTCCCTGGCTTCTGCCGGTTGTGAATCTGGTAGGGTGAAAATGAGTGGCGTACAGATCAAGGCTGCCAGAAACGTGGCAGTAGGTGACACTTACGAAATCAGGACCGAAGGCCGTAAATGGGTGATCCAGGTGACCGCCCTGCTGGCCAACCGGGTACAATATACCGAGGCCATCAAGTTCTATAATGACATTACGCCTGAAGAAGATAAGGCGCAGGCCCGTGAAGCCTCTTTCTTCCAGACCGGTAAACGTCCAAGCAAGATCGGCCGTCCAACCAAGAAAGAACGCCGTGAACTTGACGATTTCATGGAAGGCGAGGAAGAGTAA
- the lysA gene encoding diaminopimelate decarboxylase, producing the protein MSKQSDLLPAEFLVKVAEEFGTPVYVYHAEKIKIQYEKLQTAFHKTDARFFYACKALTNINVLKYINSLGCGLDTVSIQEVHLGLKAGFTPDNIIFTPNCVDLDEIIAAKDLGVNINIDNISILEQFGNRFGDSYPICIRLNPHIMAGGNYKISTGHVDSKFGISIHQLRHIERIVKSTKLKVTGLHMHTGSEIKDVDVFLRGVEIMFEQAVHFPDLQFIDLGSGFKVAYQAGDPETDINLLGRKLSDAFNKFSATYNRPLQVWFEPGKFLVSQCGYFVVKANVIKQTTATVFVGVNSGFNHLIRPMFYDAFHLIKNISNPKGTERIYTVVGNICETDTFGWDRKINEVKEGDYLVFYNAGAYGFEMSSNFNSRLKPAEVMVKDGKAQLIRKRDTLEDLLRNQIEI; encoded by the coding sequence ATGTCTAAGCAAAGCGATCTTCTCCCTGCCGAATTCCTTGTAAAGGTGGCTGAGGAATTTGGAACTCCGGTATATGTATATCATGCTGAAAAAATAAAGATCCAGTACGAAAAGCTGCAAACGGCTTTCCACAAGACGGATGCTCGCTTTTTCTATGCCTGTAAAGCACTTACCAATATTAACGTACTGAAATATATCAACTCTCTGGGCTGCGGACTGGATACTGTATCCATACAGGAAGTTCACCTGGGCCTGAAAGCTGGTTTCACCCCGGACAATATCATCTTCACGCCTAACTGCGTAGACCTGGATGAGATTATCGCTGCGAAAGATCTGGGCGTCAATATTAACATCGATAATATTTCCATCCTGGAACAGTTCGGTAACCGCTTCGGCGATTCCTACCCGATCTGTATCCGCCTGAACCCGCATATTATGGCGGGTGGTAACTATAAGATCTCCACCGGCCACGTTGACAGCAAGTTCGGTATCTCGATCCACCAGCTGCGTCATATCGAGCGTATCGTAAAGAGTACCAAGCTGAAAGTGACGGGGCTGCACATGCACACCGGTTCCGAGATCAAGGATGTAGACGTGTTCCTGCGTGGCGTTGAGATCATGTTTGAACAGGCTGTTCACTTCCCTGACCTGCAGTTTATAGACCTGGGTAGTGGCTTTAAAGTGGCCTACCAGGCCGGTGATCCTGAAACTGATATCAACCTGCTGGGTAGGAAACTGTCTGACGCTTTCAACAAATTCAGCGCTACCTACAATCGTCCTTTACAGGTATGGTTTGAACCGGGTAAGTTCCTCGTAAGTCAGTGCGGATACTTTGTTGTAAAGGCCAATGTGATCAAACAAACCACCGCTACCGTGTTCGTAGGCGTAAATTCAGGCTTTAACCACCTGATCAGACCTATGTTCTATGATGCGTTCCACCTGATCAAGAACATCTCTAACCCGAAAGGAACAGAGCGGATCTATACCGTCGTTGGTAATATCTGCGAAACAGATACCTTCGGATGGGACCGTAAAATAAATGAAGTGAAGGAAGGTGATTACCTGGTATTCTATAACGCCGGCGCCTACGGATTTGAAATGTCCTCTAACTTCAACTCACGCCTGAAGCCTGCCGAGGTGATGGTAAAAGATGGGAAAGCTCAGCTGATCCGTAAAAGGGATACCCTGGAAGATTTGCTGCGTAATCAGATAGAGATATAG
- a CDS encoding GAF domain-containing protein: protein MKVLSAKSEVFTEEEVLIDSHISFGPYVKFLKERAARKSDARATYYQHIVNQFEGNPALLSPIAGADDLSAYQEYLDLVVSTIFPVTVDMDKDIYGIGIPHKFAIFYYSDLFKKLFAANGDKLVAVPEGISVEKVKKDKLEWLYKLILEKVYDFPVDYRNEIIHHVTIPDSNGLKKYVKLQIDARFVDVIVKGDLPKLSYDNVCRNKFSLDVLQEMLPLRNFALEGFVIWTIQDVTKDEVQNSMKNLILNMHDGNEQQTYRRMEEEVASLMQQEDVSVHIVPIPKINGRYVLECDLCESGVMLGVINNGKQQQQLFQQLLDHLILQKEPLFIPEVTEATLLSFPFLRYLPLKGIRSYVMAPVWHEGQLLGIIELASSEPNKITAETMGRAMPAYPLLIMMLTRGVDVLNNRITQVIKEQFTALQPSVEWKFIDAAWHYLHTPKEDRKDIGNIAFEDVYPLYGAVDIRNSSTERSNAIHEDLREQLLLIKETLEHISEAIYLPLLEELKFKNEELITGITSGMLSEDELKTNNYLDEEIGPLFRHLHESHPLLQPALERYFSLVDTSEGHILHHRQEYEDSLASINTEINKYLDKEKDNIQHSFPCYFEKYRTDGVEYNIYIGQSIAQNRKFDLLYLRNLRLWQISSMAEIAKLTNKLKANLKVPLQTTQLILAHSNPIDISFRQDERRFDVEGAYNIRYEIIKKRIDKVHIRQTGKRLTQPGTISIVYAYAKEMEEYLKYITFLQNKGILLPDVEMLDLEDLQGVSGLRALRVKVNMD, encoded by the coding sequence ATGAAAGTTTTATCTGCTAAGTCCGAGGTGTTTACAGAAGAAGAAGTGCTGATAGACAGTCATATCTCGTTCGGTCCTTACGTAAAGTTCCTGAAAGAGAGGGCTGCCCGGAAGTCGGATGCGCGTGCCACTTACTATCAGCATATTGTAAACCAGTTCGAAGGTAATCCCGCCTTATTAAGTCCCATTGCTGGTGCGGACGATCTGTCTGCCTACCAGGAATACCTGGATCTCGTTGTTTCCACCATATTCCCTGTCACAGTTGATATGGATAAAGATATCTATGGCATAGGTATCCCTCACAAATTTGCCATCTTCTACTACTCCGATCTGTTCAAAAAGCTTTTCGCTGCTAACGGTGATAAGCTGGTCGCCGTGCCGGAGGGGATCTCCGTAGAGAAAGTGAAGAAAGACAAACTGGAATGGTTATATAAACTGATCCTGGAAAAAGTATATGACTTCCCGGTAGACTACCGGAATGAGATCATCCATCATGTTACGATACCAGACAGTAATGGTCTGAAGAAATATGTCAAACTGCAGATCGACGCCCGCTTTGTGGATGTCATTGTAAAAGGTGACCTGCCTAAACTCAGTTATGATAACGTTTGCCGTAACAAGTTCTCACTGGATGTCCTGCAGGAAATGCTGCCACTGCGCAACTTTGCGCTGGAAGGATTTGTGATCTGGACTATACAGGATGTGACAAAAGATGAGGTGCAGAACAGTATGAAAAATCTCATACTGAATATGCACGATGGCAATGAACAGCAAACCTACCGCCGCATGGAAGAGGAAGTAGCATCTCTCATGCAGCAGGAAGATGTCAGCGTGCATATTGTACCGATCCCTAAGATCAATGGACGTTATGTACTGGAATGTGATCTATGTGAAAGTGGTGTGATGCTGGGTGTGATCAATAACGGCAAGCAGCAGCAGCAATTATTTCAGCAGCTGCTTGATCATCTGATCCTGCAAAAAGAACCACTGTTTATTCCCGAGGTAACAGAGGCGACTTTGCTGTCTTTCCCTTTCCTGCGCTATCTGCCGCTGAAAGGTATCAGGAGTTATGTGATGGCACCGGTATGGCATGAAGGACAGTTACTCGGCATCATTGAACTGGCCTCTTCCGAACCAAACAAGATCACCGCGGAAACAATGGGCAGGGCTATGCCGGCTTATCCGCTGCTGATCATGATGCTGACCCGCGGCGTAGATGTACTGAATAATCGTATCACCCAGGTGATCAAAGAACAGTTCACCGCCTTACAGCCTTCTGTCGAATGGAAGTTCATTGATGCGGCATGGCACTATCTGCATACACCAAAAGAAGATCGTAAAGACATTGGGAATATCGCATTTGAAGATGTATACCCACTATATGGTGCCGTAGACATCCGTAACTCTTCGACTGAACGTAGTAACGCTATTCACGAAGACCTTCGAGAGCAACTGTTACTGATCAAGGAAACACTGGAACATATCAGTGAGGCTATTTACCTGCCGCTACTGGAAGAACTGAAGTTCAAAAATGAAGAGCTGATCACCGGTATTACCAGTGGGATGCTGTCAGAAGACGAGCTGAAGACCAATAACTACCTGGACGAAGAGATCGGCCCCCTGTTCCGCCATCTGCACGAAAGTCATCCGCTGCTGCAGCCAGCACTGGAGCGTTATTTCTCCCTGGTAGATACAAGCGAAGGACATATCCTGCATCACCGTCAGGAATATGAAGACAGCCTGGCCAGCATTAATACAGAGATCAATAAATACCTGGATAAAGAGAAAGACAATATCCAGCATTCCTTTCCATGCTACTTTGAAAAGTACCGTACGGATGGTGTGGAATATAATATCTACATCGGTCAGTCTATCGCCCAAAACCGCAAATTTGACCTGCTGTACCTGCGTAACCTTCGTCTCTGGCAGATCTCCTCTATGGCAGAAATAGCTAAACTGACCAATAAACTGAAGGCTAATCTGAAAGTGCCGCTGCAGACTACCCAGCTGATACTGGCCCATAGTAATCCGATCGATATTAGTTTCCGCCAGGATGAACGCCGTTTCGATGTGGAAGGAGCATATAATATCCGGTACGAGATCATTAAGAAAAGGATCGACAAAGTGCATATCCGCCAGACGGGCAAACGTCTTACCCAGCCGGGGACTATTTCTATTGTGTATGCCTATGCCAAGGAAATGGAGGAATATCTGAAATACATCACCTTCCTGCAGAATAAAGGTATCCTGCTACCTGATGTGGAAATGTTAGACCTGGAAGATTTACAGGGAGTAAGCGGACTCAGGGCCTTACGCGTGAAGGTAAACATGGACTAA